A part of Candidatus Saccharibacteria bacterium genomic DNA contains:
- a CDS encoding DUF84 family protein — MAERHHRRLHVSSQSPIKLGALQHAMERAGHSVDVVGYTTKSGVNEQPLSLDETIRGALNRHAQLHEIAGATAGEYLATIESGNDTLHEALGFRGLSIVIIEQMGGVRKMGLDVDVEFPPEIAELVPAVYPDFGVMMQQRYGSELKDPYPLVTDGRITREMLLEEAAYRVALQL, encoded by the coding sequence ATGGCCGAGCGTCATCACCGTCGCCTACATGTGAGTAGCCAGAGCCCAATCAAGCTTGGTGCGCTGCAGCATGCCATGGAGCGGGCCGGACATTCAGTTGATGTTGTGGGCTATACAACGAAAAGCGGAGTTAATGAGCAGCCGCTCAGCCTCGATGAAACAATCCGTGGCGCACTGAATCGCCACGCTCAACTACATGAGATTGCTGGCGCTACAGCAGGTGAGTATTTAGCGACGATCGAGAGTGGCAATGATACGCTCCACGAGGCGCTCGGATTTCGAGGGCTTTCGATCGTGATTATCGAGCAGATGGGCGGTGTACGCAAAATGGGGCTCGATGTTGACGTGGAGTTTCCACCTGAAATTGCCGAGCTTGTACCAGCCGTGTATCCAGATTTTGGCGTCATGATGCAGCAGCGCTACGGCAGTGAGCTGAAAGACCCGTACCCACTCGTGACTGACGGTAGAATAACTCGTGAGATGCTGCTTGAAGAGGCTGCGTATCGCGTCGCGTTGCAGCTATAG